The Amycolatopsis mongoliensis genome includes a window with the following:
- a CDS encoding helix-turn-helix transcriptional regulator, producing MHESQAGALAAVAALDEPTRRRLYEYVVRRPDPVSRDDVASALGVPRATVAFHLDRLVEEGLLVVEYERRSGRTGPGAGRPAKLYRRSDRQVSVSVPERHYELAGELLASAIEEADESGGSAREILGRRARDHGAELAAGGSDVVGTLEEHGFEPRVEGDGVLLGNCPFQRLARTHPRLVCEMNLGLVEGMLDGAGARRLRARLDPQPGFCCVRLAPA from the coding sequence ATGCACGAGTCCCAGGCCGGTGCGCTGGCCGCGGTCGCGGCGCTCGACGAGCCGACGCGCCGGCGGCTGTACGAGTACGTCGTCCGGCGCCCGGATCCGGTGAGCCGCGACGACGTGGCCTCGGCCCTCGGCGTGCCCCGGGCGACGGTCGCCTTCCACCTCGACCGCCTGGTGGAGGAGGGGCTCCTGGTGGTCGAGTACGAGCGCCGCAGTGGCCGCACCGGGCCGGGCGCGGGCCGCCCGGCCAAGCTCTACCGCCGGTCGGACCGGCAGGTCAGCGTCTCGGTGCCCGAGCGGCACTACGAGCTGGCCGGCGAGCTCCTCGCGTCCGCGATCGAGGAGGCCGACGAGAGCGGCGGCTCGGCGCGGGAGATCCTGGGGCGGCGGGCCCGCGACCACGGTGCGGAGCTGGCCGCCGGCGGTTCGGACGTCGTCGGCACGCTCGAGGAGCACGGGTTCGAGCCGCGCGTCGAGGGCGACGGCGTGCTGCTCGGCAACTGCCCGTTCCAGCGGCTGGCCCGGACGCACCCGCGGCTGGTGTGCGAGATGAACCTCGGGCTGGTCGAAGGCATGCTCGACGGCGCGGGCGCGCGCCGCCTGCGCGCCCGGCTGGACCCGCAGCCCGGCTTCTGCTGCGTGCGCCTCGCGCCCGCCTGA